The following proteins are co-located in the Paraphotobacterium marinum genome:
- a CDS encoding phytoene desaturase family protein translates to MNEIVVVGSGFGGIAAALRARSLGFNVTIVEKLKSLGGRAQVFKKDGFVFDAGPTVITAPQLFDELFLLFDKKRSDYIDLISLDVWYQFIFNDLSKFNYGGTLEDIQNEISKISAHDALNYKNLLDESKKYLKSVLVN, encoded by the coding sequence ATGAATGAAATTGTTGTGGTAGGTAGTGGATTTGGTGGGATTGCAGCAGCGTTAAGGGCAAGATCACTTGGGTTTAATGTCACTATTGTTGAAAAGCTTAAGAGTCTGGGTGGAAGAGCCCAGGTTTTTAAAAAGGATGGATTTGTATTTGATGCAGGTCCTACTGTTATTACTGCCCCACAATTATTTGATGAGTTGTTTTTATTATTTGATAAAAAAAGAAGTGATTATATTGATTTAATTAGTCTTGATGTTTGGTATCAATTCATTTTTAACGACTTATCCAAGTTTAACTACGGCGGCACCTTAGAGGATATCCAAAATGAAATTTCTAAAATTTCAGCTCATGATGCCCTCAATTATAAAAATTTATTGGATGAATCAAAAAAATATTTAAAGTCGGTTTTAGTCAATTAG